A region from the Benincasa hispida cultivar B227 chromosome 10, ASM972705v1, whole genome shotgun sequence genome encodes:
- the LOC120089085 gene encoding disease resistance protein RUN1-like has translation MDSSIFSWSYDVFLSFRGEDTRRSFTGHLYEALVQVGINTFRDTEELKRGTEISQELCEAIKESRFFLVIFSENYASSSWCLDEIVEIMNCVESGKGQMVWPVFYHVDPSQVRKQKGVFGEAFILHKQRFKEDLKKVERWREALTKAANLSGWHLDNRSCDEPTLIKEIVPEIWTKLNKILLTVAKNPVGIDSHIENLKSTLALESNDVRMIGIYGLGGIGKSTIAKAIYNCIAHRFEACTFLPNIKEKCKFSRDDELTQLQESLLEDILLIKIHRLVKFSDEGSNMLRDRLRNKKVLVVLDDVDHSNQLEKLAGHLSWFGSGSRIIITTRDLHLLNKHNIKWTYKVDKLNHREALELFCWNAFNNPVPDVSFEELSNVAVEYANGLPLALVVVGASLCNCSKIEWESQLKKLKKIQNQDVHNRLKLSFDGLGELEKAIFLDIACFFRGYETEDVYSFLDACDFYPQYGIGVLIKKCLIYIEYNRFQMHDLIQLMGREIVRQESPSNIGRRSRLWYHQDVLQVLQENEGTKKVEGIILETPKAEVVWLNAKAFSRMKKLRLLIIRNNVNVIVIGTPRCLSKELRWFECRRSSSSLVPSTFHPQKLVVFGISHYPIKQLVANLKNFESIRQLSLENCETLTEVGDISLMPNLIRLEIINCFNLECFSNVGLKSKTLQRLHLKSCYKLKKFPDIVEEMECIEILSLEGTGVTELPTSIEKLSGLRHLELGLCEDLVHLPSTIYELKMLNALKLSKCHKLQEFPQPSNSITNVKKFLPLRLLNQLNPLSTSVTYTVYFNLNYFCK, from the exons ATGGATTCTTCGATCTTTTCTTGGTCATATGATGTGTTTTTAAGTTTCAGAGGTGAGGATACTCGCAGATCGTTTACGGGTCATCTCTATGAAGCTTTGGTGCAGGTTGGAATCAATACCTTTAGAGACACCGAGGAGCTTAAGAGAGGAACAGAAATTTCACAAGAACTTTGTGAAGCAATCAAGGAGTCAAGGTtttttcttgtaattttttctgaaaattaTGCATCTTCTAGTTGGTGTTTGGATGAAATTGTTGAAATTATGAATTGTGTGGAGAGTGGTAAAGGGCAGATGGTTTGGCCAGTGTTTTATCATGTGGATCCTTCTCAAGTTAGAAAACAAAAAGGTGTTTTTGGAGAAGCATTCATTCTACATAAACAAAGATTCAAGGAAGACTTGAAAAAGGTAGAGAGATGGAGAGAAGCTCTAACTAAAGCGGCCAACTTATCCGGGTGGCATTTGGATAACAG GTCGTGTGACGAGCctactcttataaaagaaattgTTCCAGAGATATGGACTAAGCTTAACAAGATACTCTTAACAGTTGCCAAGAATCCAGTTGGGATTGATTCTCATATTGAAAATCTAAAGTCCACATTAGCTTTAGAGTCAAATGATGTTCGGATGATTGGAATCTATGGACTCGGTGGAATAGGAAAGTCAACCATTGCAAAAGCTATTTATAATTGTATTGCACATCGTTTTGAAGCTTGCACTTTTCTTcctaatataaaagaaaaatgcaaattcTCGAGGGATGATGAGTTAACTCAATTGCAAGAATCACTTCTAGAAGACATCTTGTTGATTAAAATCCATAGGTTGGTAAAATTTTCCGATGAAGGAAGTAATATGTTGAGGGATAGACTAAGAAACAAGAAGGTGCTTGTTGTTCTTGACGATGTGGATCATTCAAACCAACTAGAAAAACTAGCAGGACATTTAAGTTGGTTTGGTTCGGGAAGTAGGATCATCATAACAACTAGAGATTTGCATCTTTTGAATAAACACAACATTAAGTGGACCTACAAGGTTGATAAATTAAATCATAGAGAAGCACTTGAGCTATTTTGTTGGAATGCATTTAACAATCCTGTTCCTGATGTGAGttttgaagagctttcaaatgtTGCAGTTGAATATGCAAATGGACTTCCTCTTGCTCTTGTAGTGGTGGGGGCTTCTCTATGCAATTGTAGTAAAATTGAGTGGGAAAGCCAATTGAAGAAGTTGAAAAAGATTCAAAATCAGGATGTTCACAACAGACTTAAACTAAGTTTTGATGGACTTGGGGAACTTGAGAAAGCAATTTTTCTAGATATTGCATGCTTCTTTAGAGGGTATGAAACAGAAGATGTGTACTCTTTTTTAGATGCTTGTGATTTCTATCCTCAATATGGTATTGGAGTGCTTATTAAGAAATGTCTtatatatatcgaatataatagaTTCCAAATGCATGACTTGATTCAATTAATGGGTAGAGAGATCGTTCGTCAAGAATCTCCTTCAAATATCGGAAGGCGTAGTAGATTGTGGTATCACCAAGATGTTCTTCAAGTGCTACAAGAAAATGAG GGAACAAAAAAAGTTGAAGGGATAATTTTAGAAACGCCCAAAGCAGAAGTAGTGTGGTTGAATGCTAAAGCCTTTTCAAGAATGAAAAAGTTGAGGTTGCTTATAATACGTAATAATGttaatgttattgttattgGGACTCCTCGATGCCTTTCTAAGGAGTTAAGATGGTTTGAATGTCGTCGTTCTTCATCCTCTCTAGTACCATCCACTTTTCATCCACAAAAACTTGTTGTATTTGGCATCTCACATTATCCTATAAAGCAACTCGTAGCTAACCTCAAG aattttgaaagtataagacAATTAAGTTTAGAAAATTGCGAGACGTTAACCGAAGTTGGTGATATATCGTTAATGCCGAATCTTATCAGATTAGAAATCATAAACTGCTTTAACCTCGAGTGTTTTTCGAATGTCGGTCTGAAATCGAAGACGCTTCAGCGTCTTCATCTTAAATCTTGCTACAAGTTGAAGAAGTTCCCTGATATTGTTGAAGAAATGGAATGCATTGAAATACTTAGTTTAGAAGGAACTGGTGTGACAGAGCTACCTACATCAATTGAAAAACTAAGTGGTCTTCGCCATCTAGAGTTGGGGTTGTGTGAGGACTTGGTGCACCTTCCAAGTACTATCTATGAGCTTAAAATGCTTAATGCTCTTAAATTGAGTAAGTGCCACAAGCTACAGGAATTTCCACAGCCTTCAAACTCCATTACTAATGTAAAGAAGTTTTTACCGTTAAGGTTGTTGAATCAACTGAATCCCCTTTCGACTTCAGTTACCTACACGGTTTATTTCAATCtgaattatttttgtaaatga